A single Micromonospora sp. CCTCC AA 2012012 DNA region contains:
- a CDS encoding ABC transporter ATP-binding protein, with product MSAVVVRGFGWRHAGRRAWALRGVDLRVERGERVLLLGASGAGKSTLLAALAGLLPEDSGAQEGTVEIDGLDPRKAREQVGIVFQDPESQLVMARSGDDVAFGLENRGVPAGEIWPRVDEALHRVGFPYHRDRPTAALSGGEQQRLALAGALALRPTLLLLDEPTANLDPAGATLIRRAVADAVDADTTLILVEHRVAEALPLVDRVIVLEPGGGVRADGPPAAVFAAHGDALAAEGVWVPGRTVPPRHATAPAGEPLITAERLGLPPRLAETDLSVRAGEALAVLGPNGAGKSTLALLLGGLLRPGTGTATATPTLAGRDARTPPHRWRAPALARRIGSVFQDPEHQFVTGTVFDELALGPRRTGRPETTVRTTVDALLERLRLAKLAGANPYTLSGGEARRLSVATALATAPRLLICDEPTFGQDRRTWRELVDLFAELRDAGHGVVAVTHDPDFVAALADRTVTLEHR from the coding sequence GTGAGCGCGGTGGTGGTGCGGGGGTTCGGGTGGCGGCACGCGGGGCGGCGGGCCTGGGCGCTGCGGGGGGTCGACCTGCGCGTGGAGCGCGGGGAGCGGGTGCTGCTGCTGGGGGCGTCGGGGGCGGGTAAGAGCACGCTGCTGGCCGCCCTCGCCGGGCTGCTGCCGGAGGACTCCGGTGCGCAGGAGGGCACCGTCGAGATCGACGGGCTCGACCCACGCAAGGCCCGCGAACAGGTCGGCATCGTCTTCCAGGACCCGGAGAGCCAACTGGTGATGGCCCGCAGCGGCGACGACGTCGCGTTCGGGCTGGAGAACCGGGGCGTACCGGCCGGGGAGATCTGGCCCCGGGTGGACGAGGCGCTGCACCGGGTCGGCTTCCCGTACCACCGGGACCGGCCCACCGCCGCCCTCTCCGGCGGGGAACAGCAGCGGCTCGCCCTCGCCGGGGCACTGGCGCTGCGGCCGACGCTGCTGCTGCTCGACGAGCCGACCGCCAACCTCGACCCGGCCGGCGCGACGCTGATCCGGCGGGCCGTCGCGGACGCCGTCGACGCCGACACCACGCTGATCCTGGTGGAGCACCGGGTCGCCGAGGCGTTGCCGCTGGTGGACCGGGTGATCGTCCTGGAGCCCGGTGGCGGGGTCCGGGCCGACGGGCCGCCGGCCGCCGTCTTCGCCGCACACGGCGACGCGCTCGCCGCCGAAGGGGTCTGGGTGCCGGGCCGGACCGTGCCGCCCCGGCACGCGACCGCGCCGGCCGGGGAGCCGCTGATCACCGCCGAGCGGCTCGGCCTGCCACCCCGGCTGGCCGAGACCGACCTTTCCGTACGCGCCGGCGAGGCGCTCGCCGTGCTCGGCCCGAACGGCGCCGGCAAGTCCACCCTCGCGCTGCTCCTGGGCGGCCTGCTCCGCCCCGGCACCGGTACGGCCACCGCCACCCCCACCCTCGCCGGCCGGGACGCCCGCACTCCCCCGCACCGCTGGCGGGCACCCGCGCTGGCCCGGCGGATCGGCTCGGTCTTCCAGGACCCGGAACACCAGTTCGTCACCGGTACCGTCTTCGACGAGCTGGCCCTCGGTCCCCGCCGGACCGGCCGACCCGAAACGACGGTCAGGACCACTGTGGACGCCCTGCTGGAGCGGCTCCGGCTGGCGAAGCTGGCCGGGGCGAACCCGTACACCCTCTCCGGCGGCGAGGCGCGGCGGCTGAGCGTGGCGACCGCCCTGGCCACCGCGCCGCGCCTGCTGATCTGCGACGAACCGACCTTCGGACAGGACCGGCGGACCTGGCGCGAACTGGTCGACCTCTTCGCCGAACTGCGCGACGCCGGGCACGGCGTCGTCGCGGTCACCCACGACCCCGACTTCGTCGCCGCCCTCGCCGACCGCACCGTCACCCTGGAACACCGATGA
- the recO gene encoding DNA repair protein RecO has translation MAGYRRQLYRDDAVVLRVQKLGESDRIITLLTRRHGRLRAVARGVRRTTSKFGARLEPFGHVDVQLAGDPKGNHGSSLHSISQVEGIDLYGKRFLGDYPRYTAASAIAETAERLTPVEREPSLRLFQLTLGALKSLSRGDHATTLVLDAYLLRGMAFAGWAPALTACAVCGTPGRHRAFSVPAGGAVCPDCRPPGAAHPAPATIDLMSALTTGDWVLADATEAGVRRECSGLVAAHLQWHLERALRSLPLVDRGATGAVPSPPGAGGPGTAGVNREKTE, from the coding sequence ATGGCCGGTTACCGCCGACAGCTCTACCGCGACGACGCGGTGGTGCTGCGTGTGCAGAAGCTCGGCGAGTCCGACCGGATCATCACGCTGCTCACCCGCCGGCACGGGCGGCTGCGCGCGGTCGCCCGGGGCGTACGCCGCACCACCAGCAAGTTCGGCGCCCGGCTGGAGCCGTTCGGGCACGTGGACGTCCAGCTCGCCGGTGACCCGAAGGGCAACCACGGCAGTTCGCTGCACAGCATCAGCCAGGTCGAGGGGATCGACCTCTACGGCAAACGCTTCCTCGGCGACTATCCCCGCTACACGGCGGCCAGCGCGATCGCCGAGACCGCCGAACGGCTCACCCCGGTCGAACGGGAGCCGTCGCTGCGGCTGTTCCAGCTCACCCTCGGCGCGCTGAAGTCGCTGTCCCGCGGCGATCACGCCACCACGCTGGTGCTCGACGCCTACCTGCTGCGCGGGATGGCCTTCGCCGGCTGGGCGCCGGCCCTGACCGCCTGCGCGGTCTGCGGCACGCCGGGGCGGCACCGGGCGTTCTCCGTACCGGCCGGGGGAGCGGTCTGCCCGGACTGCCGGCCGCCCGGCGCGGCGCACCCCGCACCGGCCACCATCGACCTGATGTCCGCGCTGACCACCGGCGACTGGGTGCTCGCCGACGCCACCGAGGCCGGCGTACGTCGGGAGTGCAGCGGCCTGGTCGCGGCGCACCTGCAGTGGCACCTGGAGCGCGCGTTACGCTCGCTGCCGCTGGTCGACCGGGGGGCGACCGGCGCGGTCCCGTCGCCACCGGGCGCAGGCGGACCGGGCACGGCCGGTGTGAACAGGGAGAAGACCGAGTGA
- a CDS encoding AAC(3) family N-acetyltransferase, which produces MTAASAPARPHTRASLAAQLHDLGVRPGGVLLVHAGLRRLGFICGGPEAVVGALRDVLGPEGTLVVPTHTPENSDPAGWVNPPVPADWWPVIRAELPGFDPALTPSRFMGALAEQVRTWPGALRSDHPQVSFAAAGPAAARIVADHSRADMLGERSPLARLHDLDADVLLLGVDHGSNTSLHLAEYRRPGAPRTRLAAAVRTGDGGREWVWWDDVDLDESDFGQLGRDLEETGAVRVGPVGDGTGRLMNQRAAVGFAVEWLARTRRTEEA; this is translated from the coding sequence GTGACCGCGGCGTCCGCGCCGGCCCGGCCGCACACCCGCGCGTCGCTCGCCGCCCAGCTCCACGACCTCGGCGTACGCCCCGGCGGGGTGCTCCTCGTGCACGCGGGGCTGCGCCGCCTCGGGTTCATCTGCGGCGGTCCCGAGGCGGTGGTGGGCGCGCTGCGTGACGTGCTCGGGCCGGAGGGCACCCTCGTCGTGCCCACCCACACGCCGGAGAACAGTGACCCGGCCGGCTGGGTCAACCCGCCGGTGCCGGCGGACTGGTGGCCGGTGATCCGGGCGGAGCTGCCGGGCTTCGACCCGGCGCTGACCCCGAGCCGGTTCATGGGGGCGCTGGCCGAGCAGGTCCGTACCTGGCCCGGCGCGCTGCGCAGCGACCACCCGCAGGTCTCCTTCGCCGCAGCCGGCCCGGCCGCCGCCCGGATCGTCGCCGACCACTCCCGGGCCGACATGCTCGGTGAGCGCTCGCCGCTGGCCCGGCTGCACGACCTCGACGCCGACGTGCTGCTGCTCGGCGTCGACCACGGATCGAACACCTCGCTGCACCTGGCCGAGTACCGCCGGCCCGGAGCGCCGAGGACGCGGCTGGCGGCCGCCGTGCGGACCGGCGACGGCGGCCGCGAGTGGGTGTGGTGGGACGACGTGGACCTGGACGAGAGCGACTTCGGGCAGCTGGGCCGTGACCTGGAGGAGACCGGGGCGGTCCGGGTGGGGCCGGTCGGTGACGGGACGGGCCGGTTGATGAACCAGCGCGCGGCGGTCGGCTTCGCGGTGGAGTGGCTGGCCCGGACCCGACGGACGGAGGAAGCATGA
- a CDS encoding ECF transporter S component, producing the protein MNHTDSNRWRTIDIVVASVIAVAFGVIFWAWGLVWSATEGAFTFFPPAQTLLYGVWLMPAVLGGLIIRKPGAALYCETVAAVVSALLGSQWAGTVIPQGIVQGLGAELAFAAFRYRSFRLPTALLAGALTGLSAALFDFFVWNGGYDLTSYRIPYALLTIVSATIIAGAGSWLLANALARTGALDRFPAARDRTLV; encoded by the coding sequence ATGAACCACACGGACAGCAACCGCTGGCGCACCATCGACATCGTGGTCGCCTCGGTGATCGCGGTCGCCTTCGGCGTCATCTTCTGGGCCTGGGGCCTGGTCTGGAGCGCCACCGAGGGCGCCTTCACCTTCTTCCCGCCCGCGCAGACCCTGCTTTACGGCGTGTGGCTGATGCCGGCCGTGCTGGGCGGCCTGATCATCCGCAAGCCCGGTGCGGCGCTGTACTGCGAGACCGTCGCGGCGGTCGTCTCCGCACTGCTGGGCAGCCAGTGGGCGGGCACCGTCATCCCGCAGGGCATCGTCCAGGGCCTCGGCGCCGAGCTGGCCTTCGCCGCCTTCCGCTACCGGTCGTTCCGGCTGCCCACCGCGCTGCTCGCCGGCGCGCTGACCGGCCTGAGCGCCGCGCTCTTCGACTTCTTCGTCTGGAACGGCGGCTACGACCTGACCAGCTACCGCATCCCCTACGCCCTCCTGACGATCGTCAGCGCCACGATCATCGCCGGCGCCGGCTCCTGGCTCCTGGCCAACGCCCTGGCCCGCACCGGCGCCCTCGACCGCTTCCCCGCCGCCCGCGACCGCACCCTGGTCTGA
- a CDS encoding SIS domain-containing protein, translating into MTVSAEAYLATVTATMARVAAGQREAVGRAADLIAEALRADGVIHAFGTGHSEALAMEIAGRAGGLVPTNRIALRDLVLHGGEPASILGPHLERDPAVAHRLYELAPVSPRDIFVLASNSGVNGAMVEFAALVKQWGHALVAITSAAHSGRMTSRHPSGRKLADFADVVLDNGAPYGDATLPLPDGGAVGAVSSITAALLAQQVVAEVCARLLAAGERPPVYLSANITGGDEHNAELEARYAGRIRRGS; encoded by the coding sequence ATGACGGTGAGCGCCGAGGCGTACCTGGCGACGGTGACCGCGACGATGGCCCGGGTGGCCGCCGGGCAGCGGGAGGCGGTCGGTCGGGCCGCCGACCTGATCGCCGAGGCGTTGCGGGCGGACGGGGTGATCCACGCGTTCGGCACCGGGCACTCCGAGGCGCTCGCGATGGAGATCGCCGGTCGGGCCGGTGGGTTGGTGCCCACCAACCGGATCGCGCTGCGCGACCTGGTGCTGCACGGCGGCGAGCCGGCGAGCATCCTCGGGCCGCACCTGGAGCGCGACCCGGCGGTGGCGCACCGGCTCTACGAGTTGGCCCCGGTCAGCCCGCGGGACATCTTCGTGCTCGCCTCCAACTCCGGCGTCAACGGGGCGATGGTGGAGTTCGCGGCGCTGGTGAAGCAGTGGGGGCACGCCCTGGTGGCGATCACCTCGGCCGCGCACTCCGGCCGGATGACGTCCCGCCACCCGTCGGGGCGCAAGCTCGCCGACTTCGCCGACGTGGTGCTCGACAACGGCGCCCCGTACGGCGACGCGACCCTGCCACTGCCCGACGGCGGCGCGGTCGGCGCGGTCTCCTCGATCACCGCCGCCCTGCTGGCCCAGCAGGTCGTGGCGGAGGTGTGCGCCCGGCTGCTGGCGGCGGGGGAGCGGCCGCCGGTCTATCTGTCCGCCAACATCACCGGCGGCGACGAGCACAACGCCGAGTTGGAGGCCCGGTACGCCGGCCGGATCCGCCGGGGTTCCTGA
- a CDS encoding MTH1187 family thiamine-binding protein: protein MLIAFSITPLGVGESVGDLVADAVRVVRESGLPNRTDAMFTTVEGEWDEVMAVVKRAVDVVAAEAPRVSLVLKADLRPGVTDALTAKVAHVEARLAEG, encoded by the coding sequence ATGCTGATCGCATTCTCGATCACCCCGCTCGGCGTGGGTGAGTCCGTGGGCGACCTGGTCGCCGACGCCGTCCGGGTGGTCCGCGAGTCCGGGCTGCCGAACCGTACCGACGCCATGTTCACCACCGTGGAGGGCGAGTGGGACGAGGTGATGGCGGTGGTGAAGCGGGCGGTCGACGTGGTCGCCGCCGAGGCGCCCCGGGTCAGTCTGGTGTTGAAGGCGGACCTCCGCCCGGGCGTCACCGACGCGCTGACCGCCAAGGTCGCCCACGTCGAGGCCCGCCTCGCCGAGGGCTGA
- a CDS encoding energy-coupling factor transporter transmembrane component T family protein produces MIDVGSVAAPGAPLARRNPVAKLAAALVFSFTLIATLDPVAPALALAVELAVLPLFGIRYRVLARRAWPLLASAGGILVTLVLFAADRSGPVLLDVGPLVVTSGVLLTALGLVLRLLAVALPGIIVFATTDPTDLADALVQNAKAPARFAIGALAAFRLVPLLEQEWQMISMARRARGVDAGRNPLSKLRLFASTAFALLVGAIRRGTRLAVAMDARGFDAGTPRTVARRQDFTRADALLIAGAAALAGAALTVSVLLGTFRPLTG; encoded by the coding sequence GTGATCGACGTGGGGTCGGTGGCCGCGCCCGGGGCGCCGCTGGCCCGGCGCAACCCGGTGGCGAAGCTGGCGGCCGCGCTGGTCTTCTCGTTCACCCTGATCGCCACCCTGGACCCGGTGGCCCCCGCGCTGGCGCTGGCCGTCGAGCTGGCCGTGCTGCCGCTCTTCGGCATCCGCTACCGGGTGCTCGCCCGACGGGCGTGGCCGCTGCTGGCCAGCGCCGGCGGCATCCTGGTCACCCTGGTGCTCTTCGCCGCCGACCGGTCCGGCCCGGTGCTGCTGGACGTCGGGCCGCTGGTGGTCACCTCGGGGGTGCTGCTCACCGCCCTCGGCCTGGTGCTCCGGCTGCTCGCCGTGGCGCTGCCCGGGATCATCGTCTTCGCCACCACCGACCCGACCGACCTGGCCGACGCGCTGGTGCAGAACGCGAAGGCACCGGCCCGGTTCGCCATCGGCGCGCTGGCCGCGTTCCGGCTGGTGCCGTTGCTGGAGCAGGAATGGCAGATGATCAGCATGGCCCGCCGGGCCCGGGGCGTGGACGCCGGCCGGAACCCGCTGTCGAAGCTACGGCTGTTCGCCTCGACGGCGTTCGCGCTGCTGGTGGGGGCGATCCGGCGGGGTACCCGGCTGGCCGTGGCGATGGACGCCCGCGGGTTCGACGCCGGCACCCCGCGTACGGTCGCCCGGCGGCAGGACTTCACCCGGGCCGACGCCCTGCTGATCGCCGGGGCGGCGGCGCTGGCCGGCGCGGCGCTCACGGTCAGCGTCCTGCTGGGCACCTTCCGCCCGCTGACCGGCTGA
- a CDS encoding thioredoxin reductase codes for MRDLRFKMIMALNAADLGSPLCEQVAEICAEIAEQHCAEFGHTPTARSGEIAELATGETALSWAPTETGQRAW; via the coding sequence ATGCGGGATCTCCGGTTCAAAATGATCATGGCGCTGAACGCGGCCGACCTGGGCAGTCCGCTCTGCGAGCAGGTCGCCGAGATCTGCGCCGAGATCGCCGAGCAGCACTGCGCCGAGTTCGGGCACACCCCGACCGCCCGCTCCGGCGAGATCGCCGAGCTGGCCACCGGCGAGACGGCGCTGAGCTGGGCACCCACCGAGACCGGGCAGCGTGCCTGGTGA
- a CDS encoding isoprenyl transferase has product MRAGRREPVPPTAHPSGARPPALPAEALPKHIAVVMDGNGRWAKERGLPRTKGHEQGEQSLFDTIEGAIELGVPYLSAYAFSTENWRRSPDEVRFLMGFNRDVIRRRRDQLVELGVRVVWSGRAGRLWKSVISELQTAEEMSRGNSTLTLQFCVNYGGHAEIADAAAAIARDVAAGKLHPDKVTEKTIQKYLYHPEIPEVDLFLRPSGEQRTSNFLLWQSAYAELVFLDTLWPDFDRRHLWYACELYAQRDRRFGGALPNPVAPVL; this is encoded by the coding sequence ATGAGGGCCGGCCGGCGTGAGCCGGTGCCGCCGACTGCGCACCCGTCGGGTGCCCGGCCCCCGGCGCTGCCCGCCGAGGCGCTGCCGAAGCACATCGCCGTGGTGATGGACGGCAACGGCCGGTGGGCCAAGGAGCGCGGCCTGCCCCGCACCAAGGGTCACGAGCAGGGCGAGCAGAGCCTCTTCGACACCATCGAGGGCGCCATCGAGCTGGGCGTGCCCTACCTCTCGGCGTACGCGTTCTCCACCGAGAACTGGCGGCGCTCGCCGGACGAGGTCCGCTTCCTGATGGGCTTCAACCGGGACGTGATCCGTCGTCGCCGCGACCAGCTCGTGGAGCTGGGCGTCCGGGTGGTCTGGTCGGGGCGGGCCGGCCGGCTGTGGAAGAGCGTCATCTCCGAGCTGCAGACCGCGGAGGAGATGTCCCGGGGCAACTCGACGCTGACCCTCCAGTTCTGCGTCAACTACGGCGGCCACGCGGAGATCGCCGACGCCGCCGCCGCGATCGCCCGCGACGTGGCGGCCGGCAAGCTGCACCCGGACAAGGTCACCGAGAAGACGATCCAGAAATACCTCTACCACCCGGAGATCCCCGAGGTGGACCTCTTCCTGCGCCCCTCCGGGGAGCAGCGCACCTCCAACTTCCTGCTCTGGCAGAGCGCGTACGCCGAGCTGGTCTTCCTGGACACCCTCTGGCCGGACTTCGACCGCCGCCACCTGTGGTACGCGTGCGAGCTCTACGCCCAGCGGGACCGCCGCTTCGGTGGCGCGCTGCCGAATCCGGTCGCCCCCGTGCTGTAG
- a CDS encoding DUF4097 family beta strand repeat-containing protein — translation MALHRTPVPRWTAAAAATLILLSGCDTLSFRRLDFDNTEAVKITRISVRPGAGDVVVRAAGTAAQVRIKRTVRYQGDEPTARYEIKGDELVLDTDCGPRCSLSYEVTAPAGVAVRGEAASGDVELSGVGPVELKLNSGNLTVTGATGDVRAETDSGNIEVADVAGTASLRAASGDVTGRRLAGTVDAEASSGNVTVELAAPASVRAHAASGNVDLTVPAGRYRVRAHAGSGDTDLGVPDDPTATLVLDASAASGNVTLTQR, via the coding sequence ATGGCTCTGCACCGGACCCCCGTTCCGCGCTGGACGGCCGCCGCCGCGGCGACCCTGATCCTGCTCTCCGGGTGTGACACCCTCTCGTTCCGCCGGCTCGACTTCGACAACACCGAGGCGGTGAAGATCACCCGGATCAGCGTCCGTCCCGGCGCCGGGGACGTGGTGGTCCGGGCCGCCGGCACCGCCGCCCAGGTACGGATCAAGCGCACCGTGCGCTACCAGGGCGACGAGCCCACCGCCCGGTACGAGATCAAGGGCGACGAACTGGTCCTGGACACCGACTGCGGTCCCCGGTGCAGCCTCTCCTACGAGGTGACCGCCCCGGCGGGGGTGGCCGTCCGGGGCGAGGCCGCCTCCGGCGACGTGGAGCTCTCCGGGGTCGGGCCGGTCGAGTTGAAGCTCAACTCCGGCAACCTCACCGTGACCGGGGCGACCGGCGACGTCCGCGCCGAGACCGACTCCGGCAACATCGAGGTCGCCGACGTGGCCGGTACGGCGAGCCTCCGCGCCGCCTCCGGTGACGTCACCGGTCGCCGCCTCGCCGGCACCGTCGACGCCGAGGCCAGCTCTGGCAACGTCACCGTGGAGCTGGCCGCTCCGGCGTCCGTCCGCGCGCACGCCGCCAGCGGGAACGTCGACCTGACCGTGCCGGCCGGCCGGTACCGGGTCCGCGCCCACGCCGGCTCCGGCGACACCGACCTCGGCGTGCCGGACGACCCCACCGCGACGCTGGTCCTGGACGCCAGCGCGGCCAGCGGGAACGTGACCCTCACCCAGCGTTGA
- a CDS encoding pirin family protein: protein MTALAPTPAVDVRRAADRFATRLSWLDSKHSFSFSRHYDPANTHHGLLLVNNDDVVHPGTGFETHPHEDMEIVTWVLRGSLVHQDSTGHSGVIYPGLAQRMSAGTGILHSEKNDSWRLDDSAPHSEPVHFVQMWVLPDTEGVGPGYEQLEIGDELLRGGLVPVASGMDRYADASAIRIRNRYATLHAARLAPGDEVHLPDAPFLHLYVPSGAVTLEGAGRLGEGDAARITMAGGQRVAAAEPAEILVWEMHATLG from the coding sequence GTGACCGCGCTGGCACCCACGCCGGCCGTGGACGTCCGCCGGGCCGCCGACCGGTTCGCCACCCGGCTGTCCTGGCTGGACTCGAAGCACTCGTTCTCGTTCTCCCGGCACTACGACCCGGCCAACACCCACCACGGCCTGCTGCTGGTCAACAACGACGACGTGGTGCACCCGGGCACCGGCTTCGAGACGCACCCGCACGAGGACATGGAGATCGTCACCTGGGTGCTGCGCGGCTCGCTGGTGCACCAGGACTCCACCGGCCACTCCGGGGTCATCTATCCCGGCCTGGCCCAGCGGATGAGCGCCGGCACCGGCATCCTGCACTCGGAGAAGAACGACTCCTGGCGGCTCGACGACAGCGCGCCGCACAGCGAGCCGGTGCACTTCGTGCAGATGTGGGTGCTGCCGGACACCGAGGGCGTCGGCCCCGGCTACGAGCAGCTCGAGATCGGCGACGAGCTGCTGCGCGGCGGCCTGGTCCCGGTGGCGTCCGGCATGGACCGGTACGCCGACGCGTCCGCCATCCGGATCCGTAACCGCTATGCCACCCTGCACGCCGCCCGGCTCGCCCCCGGCGACGAGGTGCACCTGCCGGACGCCCCGTTCCTGCACCTCTACGTGCCGAGCGGGGCGGTGACCCTGGAGGGCGCCGGCCGGCTCGGCGAGGGCGACGCCGCCCGGATCACCATGGCCGGCGGGCAGCGGGTGGCCGCCGCCGAGCCGGCGGAGATCCTGGTCTGGGAGATGCACGCCACCCTCGGCTGA
- the gndA gene encoding NADP-dependent phosphogluconate dehydrogenase, with protein sequence MAERASAQIGVTGLAVMGRNLARNLARNGFTVAVHNRSPERTRSLVAEHGDEGTFVPAESLADFVGSLERPRAVIVMVKAGAPTDAVIDELVPLLEEGDIVVDCGNAHFADTRRREEALRGHGLHFVGTGVSGGEEGALRGPSIMPGGSAESYRKLGPIFEKIAAQVDGTPCCRHIGPDGAGHFVKMVHNGIEYADMQLIAEAYDLLRAGLSASPAEIAEIFREWNGGELESFLIEITADVLAHTDAATGRPFVDVVLDQAEQKGTGRWTVQSALDLGIPITGIAEATFARSLSGHADQREAARRAFPDAGEKWQVDDRETFVEDVRRALLASKIVAYAQGFDHIRAGSREYDWDIDLGGTATIWRGGCIIRARFLDRIREAYDAEPELATLLVAPWFADRVGAGVPGWRRVVADAARAGVPTPAFSSSLAYFDGLRAQRLPAALIQGLRDNFGAHTYRRVDRDGSFHTVWAGDRAEVQA encoded by the coding sequence ATGGCAGAGCGGGCGAGCGCGCAGATCGGCGTGACCGGGCTGGCGGTGATGGGCCGCAACCTGGCCCGGAACCTGGCCCGCAACGGCTTCACCGTGGCGGTGCACAACCGTTCGCCCGAACGCACCCGCAGCCTGGTCGCCGAACACGGCGACGAGGGCACCTTCGTGCCCGCGGAGTCCCTGGCGGACTTCGTCGGCTCGCTGGAGCGGCCCCGCGCCGTGATCGTCATGGTCAAGGCCGGCGCCCCCACCGACGCGGTGATCGACGAGCTGGTCCCGCTGCTGGAGGAGGGGGACATCGTCGTCGACTGCGGCAACGCGCACTTCGCCGACACCCGCCGCCGGGAGGAGGCGCTGCGCGGGCACGGGCTGCACTTCGTCGGCACCGGCGTCTCCGGCGGCGAGGAGGGGGCGCTGCGCGGCCCGAGCATCATGCCGGGCGGCTCCGCCGAGTCGTACCGGAAGCTGGGGCCGATCTTCGAGAAGATCGCCGCACAGGTCGACGGCACCCCGTGCTGCCGGCACATCGGCCCGGACGGGGCCGGCCACTTCGTAAAGATGGTGCACAACGGCATCGAGTACGCCGACATGCAGCTCATCGCCGAGGCGTACGACCTGCTGCGGGCCGGGCTGTCGGCCAGCCCGGCGGAGATCGCGGAGATCTTCCGGGAGTGGAACGGCGGCGAGCTGGAGTCGTTCCTGATCGAGATCACCGCCGACGTGCTGGCGCACACCGACGCCGCGACCGGCCGGCCCTTCGTCGACGTGGTGCTCGACCAGGCCGAGCAGAAGGGCACCGGCCGCTGGACCGTGCAGAGCGCCCTCGACCTGGGCATCCCGATCACCGGCATCGCCGAGGCGACCTTCGCCCGGTCACTGTCGGGCCACGCCGACCAGCGCGAAGCCGCCCGGCGGGCCTTCCCGGACGCCGGTGAGAAGTGGCAGGTGGACGACCGGGAGACGTTCGTCGAGGACGTCCGGCGCGCGCTGCTGGCCAGCAAGATCGTCGCGTACGCGCAGGGCTTCGACCACATCCGCGCCGGCAGCCGGGAGTACGACTGGGACATCGACCTCGGCGGCACCGCCACCATCTGGCGGGGCGGCTGCATCATCCGGGCCCGCTTCCTGGACCGCATCCGCGAGGCGTACGACGCGGAGCCGGAGCTGGCGACGCTGCTGGTGGCCCCGTGGTTCGCCGACCGGGTCGGCGCGGGGGTGCCGGGGTGGCGGCGGGTGGTGGCCGACGCGGCCCGGGCGGGCGTGCCGACCCCGGCGTTCTCGTCGTCGCTGGCCTACTTCGACGGGCTGCGCGCCCAGCGGCTGCCGGCCGCGCTGATCCAGGGGCTGCGGGACAACTTCGGCGCGCACACCTACCGCCGGGTGGACCGGGACGGCTCGTTCCACACCGTCTGGGCCGGTGACCGGGCCGAAGTGCAGGCGTGA
- a CDS encoding alpha/beta fold hydrolase produces the protein MRVEARGLTFEVHTGGPQDGTPVLLLHGFPQHSGEWDDVVPALHAAGLRTYALDQRGYSPEARPTDVGAYRIPELVDDAAEVLDALGVAPAHVVGHDWGAVVAWGLAGARPELVRSLTAVSVPHPTAMADALATDFGQRARSTYMALFRRRHLAERVLLAFDAAVLRRMLSDVGDAARVARYADPLRQPGALTAALNWYRAMSGADMKAIPPVQVPTTFVWSDRDVAIGRTAAQACARHVTGDFRFVVLPCVSHWIPDTAPGPLAEAILARAAG, from the coding sequence ATGCGGGTCGAGGCGCGGGGTCTGACGTTCGAGGTGCACACCGGCGGCCCGCAGGACGGCACACCCGTCCTGCTGCTGCACGGCTTCCCCCAGCACAGCGGGGAGTGGGACGACGTGGTGCCCGCGCTGCACGCCGCCGGGCTGCGCACGTACGCGCTGGACCAGCGGGGCTACTCGCCGGAGGCGCGGCCGACGGACGTCGGGGCGTACCGGATCCCGGAGCTGGTGGACGACGCGGCGGAAGTGCTCGACGCGCTCGGCGTCGCGCCGGCGCACGTGGTCGGGCACGACTGGGGCGCGGTCGTGGCGTGGGGGCTCGCCGGGGCGCGGCCGGAGCTGGTCCGCAGCCTCACCGCGGTCTCGGTGCCGCACCCGACGGCGATGGCGGACGCGCTGGCCACCGACTTCGGGCAGCGGGCCCGGTCGACCTACATGGCGCTGTTCCGCAGACGTCACCTCGCGGAGCGGGTGCTGCTCGCGTTCGACGCGGCCGTGCTGCGCCGGATGCTCTCCGACGTGGGCGACGCGGCCCGGGTGGCCCGCTACGCCGACCCGCTGCGGCAGCCGGGCGCGTTGACCGCCGCGTTGAACTGGTACCGGGCGATGTCCGGAGCGGACATGAAGGCCATCCCCCCGGTGCAGGTGCCGACCACCTTCGTCTGGAGCGACCGGGACGTCGCCATCGGCCGCACCGCCGCGCAGGCGTGCGCCCGGCACGTGACCGGCGACTTCCGCTTCGTCGTGCTCCCCTGCGTCAGCCACTGGATCCCCGACACGGCCCCCGGCCCGCTGGCCGAGGCGATCCTCGCCCGGGCCGCCGGGTGA